The genomic stretch TGGCACCTCAggatttcctcctctctctcatgGGGTAACATACCTACTGTAGGAAGGGGCGTAGGAGAAAGACcgacagaaaacaaacaaacctcttcTGCAGTCATCTTGTCAGCCTGGGACATCAGCAAGCGCCTTATGCTAATAAAAGCAGAAGGGACAATCGTCCTGGTTACTTCGACCTTTTAAAGAGAAATGCCACAGTATCCCAATGACCAATCAGATTCTACCCCGGAACTCTGGCCTCCAGGGAATGGATTTTTCAACAGCTTATGTGACTTACAGAAGAAATCAAGTCTCTATCAGAACTACGTATTAAAGTATGCTTTCCAATTGGTGAGCAGATTATGTGTGTcattaagacacacacacacacacacacacacacacacacacacacgctcagaATCCATATGAAGTGAGATACTGCCTCCCTCCAACCTTCTGATCTGACCCTGTATCTCAGCAGGGTCAACCCTCACTCTCAAGGACCTGACCCTTAAAGCCCAATGtcccttccttacttcctctGGCCCTcactcctgacttttttttttcacttccgtTGACCAGGAACCTTTCACAGTCCCTTAGTCCATCCTGCCATATTCCTCATTTCTCCATCCCCGCATCTCCACATCCTAGAGACAAATTGAAGAGATTTACTAATCCTTGTTGATGCTCCCTTTGGCGTCTGGGTCCAGCATCTTGAAGGCATTCAGTATTGTCTCCTCTGCATCTGTCCCTGCAGAAACAACCAGGAAGATGAAATTAGCTAAGACCTTGTAAGAGAGTCTAAGGGAGCCTCCCTTCCCTCCGGAGTGTCCAGGTCTGGACCAAGTCAGACTGCCAGAGTTAGAAGAGATCCCAGACGCCAgctattttaaagaagaaactgaatgGAAAGGGCCTATTCCCAGACACACAGAAGAATGGCAGTAAGTTCAAGACTAGAGGTCTCTGGTATCCTGACTGCCAGGGTCCACTTTCATAAAGAGGAAGGAGTGCTGGATGTGGAATGAGGCAACCTcctttcaaattccagctctttaacttgaccctgggaaagtcacaatatcactgagcctcagttcccccatctataaagtgggggtgCTATGTTTATAACTCACTCCCTCACAGGGGAAGGAattgcttggcaaaccttaaagaaatattatttctcctGTAGATAGGAAGGGGAGACAGGAACGTGGGCTGgagcaacaagagaagaaaagaccCTGGAAGAGCTGGTGGTCGGTGGAGAAGGGGAGGTCCCAGTGAGCCAGCACGGTTCTGACACTGACTGTTGATCAGAGTGGGCTGGGTGGTCAGGTatgggcttcctggaggaagggaCCTGAGCCTTTGAAAGCTAAGGAAAATCAGGGACTGGGCACGTGGTCCACATTCCATCTGGGCAATGAGACATGAACAGGTCTGTCCCAGGAAAAGGAGGAGTGCCTGGAGTTTCCTTGGCTTCTGGTGGGCACAGCCTGGGGAGATGCCTAGCAGGAGCCCAAGGCCTGGGACCAGCAGGCTGTCTGACCTCTACCTTAGCTGCAGCTCAGTGAACTCACCATTCAGCTTCTCTCCAAACAGGTTCAGGAACATTGTGAAGTTGATGGGGCCTGAGGCCTCCTTCAGCATGGCATCCAGCTCATCATCTTTAACATTAGTCTTACCTGTATCgggaaggcagggaaggaggaaagcTCGGGAaagtgggagtggggtgggatagggagggagagaaaatgacaAGTTGTGGGGAGTGGGGAAAAGGGACCAGGGGTGCattgagaaaaggaggaagagagagggaggggaagaggaagggacagagaaggGAATATAGGGAGGGGgttaggaggagggagggagaaacaaagagagagagagagagaaggggaagaagaaggaagagagaaggatggggagagaaaagggagaaaaaagacaagaagaggattagggaaggagagagataggcaggaagagacagagagggagaaggcgGAAGGAGGACAAAGAAATGAGAGTAGTTTGAGGTTGGAGTGAAGAGTCCAGGACAAAAGAAACCAGAGACAGAAAccaaggagagagggggaaagaaagatgggagcagggagagggagagggcaaAGCCAGGGAtagagagacaaaggcagagtTGGAGACACACAGCCAGAGAAGTTTCATTCCTGCACATGAATTATAAGGGGAAAAGTGTCACTAGCATTAGACTCCTCTAAGATTATGTCCAACCCCCTGCTCCCCCATCCTCCTAAATAGCCAAGCCTCACCTCACATACCTCCACACCATTTAATCATAATGCTAGAAATAATTAGTAAGGGCAGCATGATGCAGTACATAGTTTGCTGGGCATGGAGCCggaaaagcctgggttcaaaccccacttctgacactagctatgtaaccttaggCAGTCATTTATCATCTAAGTTCATAAATTTAGATGTGACTTAGGTTGCCATGtagtctaagcccctcattttactgatgagaaaatggagCCTGAGAGATATTAAGACCTGCCCAGGACCGTGCATCTCAGCAGTAGGTGTCAGAGACAGGCTTGGAGCCCAAGGTTGCTAACTCCTAAGTCTTGTGCTCCATCCATTattcttcctgcctttccagtttgACTCCACGCACCTCCTTGGTCTGGCATCCTAAATCACACAGGCTGATATTACAGGTGCTTCCAGTATTTGAGTAAATGATCACCCCCTCAGTATGTTATCTTGGGCAGAATGGCAATGAGTAGAGCATAGAAGTGAATAAGCAGAACAGCACAGGATGGAGTGCATTTGGGAAATGGCAAACGGTTTTTAGTGACCCCGAGCTCCTCCCTGacacaaaagcccatcttttaaaTACTATTATTCTCCCAGTGATGAATCCCAGTGGTTGTGAATCACGAAATGCCACACTGTAGGAAGAGTCCAAACTATGGGAGCCCCAAAGGATGATGAACTCCACAGTGGGTGTGAGTGGGTTGCAACGCATTATTACTGATGGCTTGTATAGGAGAAGTGATGTATAAAACATTATCAAAGAAATTTATGTCCAGGAATGGAAGTGGGCTGGTCATGCAATGAGAAGAAGGGCTAGCAGATGGACAGCCTGGGTGCTCTAATGGTATTCACAGAATGTTAAAAGACTTCAAGGATGGCCTTGGGGCTGGATCCACTGGCAGATTTATGAGAGGGCAGGGCAAGAATTACACTGGAGGAGGAGATGTGAATAGATTGAGATCTAGGCCAGAGGAGTGCTCACATCAATGAGATAATGGACCCATTGATGTATGAAGGTACAGTAATGAGAAGGATCATCATAAATATGACAGTTCACCCTTGTTTGGTGCTTTGAACCTTTCCAAGGGCAGAATCACATCATGTGACAGAAGCAGGGCAGGAAAAAtcatctcaagtctctccccactcccatccactCTCACTCAGCTGCTTTcagtgttgttgttgcttgtttgtttttaagactgGGTCTCCTTTCACAGCCAGGCTAGAAATGTGGCAACCACTCTATAGCCCTGATCCCAGCCCTGATGAGCAGGGAAGCTGTGACCTGGGCTGGTCTGCACTTCCTTAGGCAGCCTAGCGGCCTGCCTAAGGCTCCCTGTTCCTTAATCCCTTCTTGGTCTCTGTTTCAATGGCCAGGCTCTGCCCACTTCAGCCCTTCTCTCTCTCATGGAGCCTAGAGATAGACATGGCCTCTATGCCATCCTCCTCTTTATGCTGCCTGCCCCCAGCAGCATCCTCCTGGGACATTTCCAGCTCCTTACCTATTCAGACTCTCATTCTTCCACCTTGGCCCAAAGCCCTGAGTTTTCTCCCTTGGACTGTATGCTCCGCCCAGGACCCTGGTGAGCTCTACCTGTAGGCTTTGGTTAAATCTGGCCAGAATTTATCCCCTGCCTCCCTCTCAATTATTCTTATTTGTCCCCACAGCCACCATCACCCATAAACCTAAGGGCAAGTGTTAGTCCCCAAACATGTAGTTTATGTTATGATGTTAGATGTTAGAACTCCATTATGTTATCTTAACACAGAAAGAATAGAAAGGCAAGGGGTGTATGGCAGTGAAACAAGGCCCTGGCTTTGATTCAGAAGACCTATTGCAACTCTTAGTTACCccatttctattccttttttttttttttttggcaggtcaatggggtttaagtgacttgcccagggtcacacagctagtaagtgttaagtgtctgaggccgaatctgaactcaggtcctcctgaatccagggccggtactctacccactgtgccacctagctgcgccattAGTTACCCCATTTCTAAATCTCTGTTCAACTTTACTGGAGGGTTGAAATGATGGCTGGGAAGGGGTTTTGTAACTATAGAGTGCTGTGCACATGAGGGATTATGAATATTACTAATTTTGTGACATCATGATAATGAGATATTCTTGGAAATCATTCATATATGTTTTTGAAAGTAGCTTAGGATGGATTTTCCTTCTGAGAATACACACCTAGGGAGGCGTAGGTGTCCTTCAAGTCCTCCTTGTCGATAAATCCATCCCTATTCTGGTCCATCAGTGTGAATGCCTGCCAACAAACCAGGCAAATCAGGGATGAGAGGaatagaagaggaaggggaggctaAATCCCTTGCTGGGTCTCAGGATaggtgtttattatttttttttgggggggggtaatgagggttaagtgacttgcccagggtcactcagctagtaaatgtcaagtgactgaggctggatttgaactcaggtcctcctgaatccagggccagtgctttatccactgcgccacctagctgtcccccaagcaTTTACTATTAAAGCCCTTTGCTGACTCAGTCCTCATACTTACGTTCACAGAGAGGAAATAGGATGTGTTTATCTATTAAGAATACTGTATAGACCCAAGTGTTACCCCAGCCCCTTCCCTATAGGCTTGTGTCACTTTAAAGTGATCCCAAAGAGGAAAATTGGGATCGACACACCTGATAAACTAAGGGAAATCGGCTTTTCCAGTTCACAAAAGGATTCCCAGATTTACAGGCAGGTGTGCCTTGAGTTTCCCTGAAAGGAAAAGTTCTTAGGAGCacttgagacaggcagaggtcagggaaggggaagggagacaggggagaggtgaaatgggagAGAGACTTACTTCTTTAAATTCCTGAATCTGTGTCTGTTCGAAGTTGGAAAAGACATTGG from Dromiciops gliroides isolate mDroGli1 chromosome 6, mDroGli1.pri, whole genome shotgun sequence encodes the following:
- the MYL5 gene encoding myosin light chain 5; amino-acid sequence: MASRKTKKKEGGALRAQRASSNVFSNFEQTQIQEFKEAFTLMDQNRDGFIDKEDLKDTYASLGKTNVKDDELDAMLKEASGPINFTMFLNLFGEKLNGTDAEETILNAFKMLDPDAKGSINKDYIRRLLMSQADKMTAEEVDQIFQFASIDAAGNLDYKALSYIITHGEEKEE